Proteins from a genomic interval of Lemur catta isolate mLemCat1 chromosome 17, mLemCat1.pri, whole genome shotgun sequence:
- the HELZ2 gene encoding helicase with zinc finger domain 2 isoform X4, translating to MEAPGSHALPASPTASKGPSLARLCAQVDLHLGCSRCAQRLNESTYVLRGVEHSCPREILLARFRQASKSKVWRKVGRRPSFPRPSRYEVCRYYSPGLGCRRHRNQCTFARSREEALVWTFEREHKLQRLWLKAAVQGGRAQGGPGSVADAIREEFGGHFELLCSLCFRHSPPHIRPVDPQGQCPEHGACPSLLTHVSAKGPRKQQFVEVRPQPQYGQPLAYCTFVGRGRPCRHGASRCQYAHSAVEMAVWEAEQLASLKREDLLAPAAPRDGCTAPRSRLPGAQLYCHACRVTCPSQEAFENHCSSWEHTHMVAVDLAVPWEHRRPPTGLSKFELCPEPDLCEYGDNCTKAHSAQELQEWVQRVQAAELREQAAWQDGLVSYRERLLAEYHGSSGEALVLSETVAGVSVSCDQPLVHQAREKKTQHSWVFTIHSEDPLLHVALLKQEPGAHFSLLAPSLPPGRLYAQGERFREAQSPTDFQVGVRVQTTSFGTFKQWVVFDFGRRPVLLQKLELQLGQVHSPELRGRTVPGHSEELERWHAGNRHVVPGVEQTAEQTALLAKYKVPAQALELTRSSPASGPLSRTNYRQRMQQFLYEEEAAQQRLVAKLSLRAQVSLKTALQTPALGMLFAPPGALYAEVPIPASLTPNTEQGFLLGRAVSTALVAPVPAPNSTVFEVQLEPRARSEQALWLLLPVRCCVALGLRPEASPLLEVQFQINPLTFCLWHEAVDALPEEHLVVPDLPACALPSPWRVPPSLHGNCKQKLAMALIAGSGPGDGRPVSPLLIYGPFGTGKTYTLAMASLQVLRQPCTRVLICTHTNSAADIYVREYFHGCVSSGHPEAAPLRVMYTDRPPSQTDPTTLRYCCLTQDRRAFRQPTEAELERHRVVVTTTSQARELRVPAGFFSHILIDEAAQMLECEALTPLRHAAPGTRVVLAGDHMQVAPRLFSVARARAAEHTLLYRLFLYYQRAEHEVARQSRVVFHENYRSTEAIVRFVSRHFYLAKGSPIHASGKVPRHPRCYPLVFCHVAGSPERDMALTSWVNLAEIVQVVEKVQEVYDTWPGCWGGREQRHICVVSHGAQVSWPGGRPLRPPQPRFPHLQGAQPFGRAGLGVRHALSLPANGRRLLPGPCCLQVGALRQELRRRNLGAVSVGSFEILPGREFRVVVLSTVHNRDSLLGPGAPSADFFTNPRVLNTVMTRAQSLLVAVGDAVALCSFGTCSKLWKSFIRECVERRSVLPEGLSLEQIEQAVARGQRGTLRAEGAGAAVASEAILEGPAGGPAMECTAAATATARAEVGDQALCTMARDITAVGGPAVQEAAPAQTAARTAAPAGDAALGNKAAGAPAPEGGESEDTEDAESDFWPSDGELNADDSILQELLDESRKVTVTVGEDGLLDTVARPTCPRQARHYVNLPSAVLLKLLAQEPELYRRCAFLQETFDRASAVPLEGEASGAIQLRGRRNCGMAFSGDEVLVKVLPGATSDRGPAEQSQGRVVGVLKRRRQDLAFVCRVDEWDPRIMVPINGSVTKIFVAELKDPLQVPVYRLCQGRVQRVGQERLTPEARRGRLFWVRIVLWRTRFYYPLGVVLEVLPEATSWDRGLRVLDLEFGLREPSPDLAAVTKVLKKHRAELSRVGSRREDCRRFLTFTVDPQGACNLDDALSVRDLGPSYEVAVHIADVASLLPRDGALDVEARRRGTAFYAPGREPVPMLPASLCRDVLSLLPGQDRPALSLFLTMEKGSGQLRSLRFGLSVVCSDRQLSYEEAERLIREHLGAGRELPAHLDSVDACVVAAFHISRVLRRRRLQATCLYEQLDEDNALGFRAAHLMVKEYMIQFNSLAAEFLVGNERTHTVTPLRWQPAPGGPQLRAVAEKHGPLVPLSLHLSHHLRGSGSPAPQLQLLASLWRQVRCAARGQDYEQMADLIATDDMHPSLAPAGLDFRKALGRSVFGRSSRGAQQQAGHYALQVDRYTWATSPIRRYLDVVLQRQILLALGHGGAAYSERDIDRLCLDFSRQHAQAQSYQRRARGLHLAVQLQAQPRHKLGFVVDVDAGSRGFRLLFPTNRETLPDPCPVHYRSLQLAEPPQDLPGQPGLRLLWRRRVYSVRGPKLSLPTPGTLCSPHTQTVSAAVWQRLLALVEEQRWPEAATLVREQGEEAAPGRELVQVQRSRCGHFLEVAQELGSGDTLQVQLGASLQRGFLVPTLQLWAVAPGLSLCLEHVERPGDCFLGHAPQAPQDWYQDVGEYARVWAPFCALESVTNAVAENSSITLQHLRVCWDAERTPQGQLQGTFQLETSFLWENGIDVDLGCCYLCLRLEGLPTPPGPLAPGPSSLGPVLSVDPSTYTWVAHGLTEDGDQEGCADRQEAPRRVHFFIHHMAMEKVPEDVLRPGTQFTVEVLPKQLPDLRKEEAVRALGRASPLVTSIALGQPVLQACHLPLQQPRPQAASSRFLARQTFDIPGGRHKLNASQNGAVREALRKPFSVIQGPPGTGKTVVGLHVIYWFHKSNQEQGRPGGEKQPGGPCILYCGPSNKSVDVLAGGCS from the exons ATGGAGGCCCCCGGGTCCCATGCGTTGCCTGCCAGCCCCACCGCCAGCAAGGGACCATCCCTGGCCAGGCTGTGCGCCCAGGTGGACCTGCATCTAGGCTGCTCCCGCTGCGCGCAGCGCCTCAATGAGAGCACATACGTCCTGCGCGGGGTGGAGCACAGCTGCCCCCGAGAGATCCTGCTGGCCCGCTTCAGGCAAGCCAGCAAGAGCAAGGTCTGGCGCAAGGTGGGCCGCCGGCCCAGCTTCCCAAGGCCTTCCCGCTACGAGGTCTGTCGCTACTACAGCCCAGGGCTCGGCTGCCGGCGCCACCGGAACCAGTGCACCTTCGCCCGCAGCCGAGAGGAGGCCCTGGTCTGGACCTTCGAGCGGGAGCACAAGCTGCAGCGCCTGTGGCTGAAGGCGGCGGTGCAGGGCGGCAGGGCCCAGGGCGGGCCGGGCAGCGTGGCCGACGCCATCCGAGAGGAGTTCGGTGGCCACTTCGAGCTGCTCTGCTCCCTCTGCTTCCGGCACAGCCCCCCGCACATCCGCCCTGTAGACCCCCAGGGGCAGTGCCCCGAGCACGGAGCCTGCCCCTCACTCCTGACTCACGTGAGCGCCAAGGGCCCCCGCAAGCAGCAGTTCGTGGAGGTGCGGCCACAGCCCCAGTACGGCCAGCCGCTGGCCTACTGCACGTTCGTGGGGCGCGGGCGGCCGTGCCGGCATGGGGCGTCTCGCTGCCAGTACGCGCACAGCGCCGTGGAGATGGCTGTGTGGGAGGCCGAGCAGCTGGCCAGCCTCAAGCGGGAGGACCTGCTCGCTCCCGCTGCCCCGAGGGACGGGTGCACAGCGCCACGCAGCCGGCTCCCCGGGGCCCAGCTGTACTGCCACGCCTGCCGGGTTACCTGCCCGTCTCAGGAGGCTTTCGAGAACCACTGCTCCTCCTGGGAGCACACACACATGGTGGCCGTCGACCTGGCCGTGCCCTGGGAGCACCGCCGCCCACCCACAGGGCTCTCCAAATTCGAGCTCTGCCCAGA gcctgaCCTCTGTGAGTACGGGGACAACTGCACCAAGGCACACTCGGCACAGGAGCTGCAGGAGTGGGTCCAGAGGGTGCAAGCAGCAGAGCTGCGGGAGCAGGCGGCCTGGCAGGACGGGCTGGTGTCCTACCGGGAGCGGCTGCTGGCCGAGTACCATGGCAGCAGCGGCGAGGCCCTGGTG CTGTCCGAGACCGTCGCGGGCGTGTCTGTCTCCTGCGACCAGCCCCTGGTGCATCAGGCCCGGGAGAAGAAGACCCAGCACAGCTGGGTGTTCACCATCCACTCGGAG GACCCCCTGTTACACGTGGCCCTGCTCAAGCAGGAGCCTGGAGCACACTTCTCCCTGCTGGCGCCCAGCCTCCCGCCAGGCCGGCTCTATGCACAGGGGGAGCGCTTCCGCGAGGCCCAGTCCCCGACGGACTTCCAGGTGGGAGTACGTGTGCAGACTACCTCCTTTGGCACCTTTAAGCAGTGGGTGGTCTTTGACTTTGGCCGCCGGCCGGTGCTGCTTCAAAAGCTGGAGCTGCAGCTGGGCCAGGTTCACTCCCCGGAACTCCGGGGCAGGACAGTGCCCGGCCACTCCGAGGAGCTGGAGCGCTGGCACGCCGGCAACCGCCACGTGGTGCCTGGTGTGGAGCAGACGGCCGAGCAGACAGCGCTGCTGGCCAAGTACAAGgtgcctgcccaggccctggagcTCACGCGCAGCAGCCCCGCCTCGGGCCCCCTGTCTCGGACCAACTATCGGCAGAGGATGCAGCAGTTTCTCTATGAGGAGGAGGCGGCTCAGCAACGGCTGGTGGCCAA GTTGTCCCTTCGGGCCCAAGTGTCCCTGAAGACGGCGCTGCAGACGCCAGCCCTGGGCATGCTGTTCGCACCACCCGGAGCGCTCTACGCTGAGGTCCCCATCCCCGCCTCCCTGACGCCCAACACGGAGCAGGGCTTCCTGCTGGGCCGGGCGGTCAGCACGGCCCTCGTGGCCCCCGTGCCCGCGCCCAACAGCACAGTGTTCGAAGTGCAGCTGGAGCCACGGGCCCGGTCGGAGCAGGCGCTCTGGCTGCTGCTGCCGGTCcgctgctgtgtggccctggggctgCGGCCCGAGGCCAGCCCCCTCCTGGAGGTGCAGTTCCAGATCAACCCGCTGACCTTCTGCCTCTGGCACGAGGCAGTGGACGCGCTGCCCGAGGAGCACTTGGTGGTGCCGGACTTGCCCGCCTGCGCCCTGCCGAGCCCGTGGCGTGTCCCGCCCTCCCTGCACGGCAACTGCAAGCAGAAGCTGGCCATGGCGCTCATTGCGGGCAGCGGCCCCGGGGACGGGAGGCCTGTGTCCCCGCTGCTCATCTACGGCCCCTTTGGCACCGGCAAGACCTACACGCTGGCCATGGCCTCCCTGCAGGTCCTGCGGCAGCCGTGCACCAGGGTGCTCATCTGCACACACACCAACAG CGCCGCCGACATCTACGTGCGGGAGTATTTCCACGGCTGCGTCAGCAGCGGCCACCCCGAGGCGGCTCCGCTGCGGGTGATGTACACGGACCGGCCCCCCAGCCAGACGGACCCCACCACGCTGCGCTACTGCTGCCTGACCCAGGACCGCCGGGCCTTCCGCCAGCCCACGGAGGCGGAGCTGGAGCGGCACCGCGTGGTGGTCACCACCACCTCCCAGGCCCGCGAGCTCAGGGTGCCCGCTGGCTTCTTCTCGCACATCCTCATCGACGAGGCCGCCCAGATGCTGGAGTGCGAGGCCCTCACCCCGCTGCGCCACGCCGCGCCCGGCACCCGCGTGGTGCTGGCGGGCGACCACATGCAGGTGGCGCCCAGGCTGTTCAGCGTGGCCAGGGCCAGGGCGGCGGAGCACACGCTGCTGTACCGCCTGTTCCTGTACTACCAGCGGGCAGAGCACGAGGTCGCGCGGCAGAGCCGGGTCGTCTTCCACGAGAACTACCGCTCCACGGAAGCCATCGTCAGGTTTGTCTCCCGCCACTTCTACCTGGCCAAGGGCAGCCCCATCCACGCCAGCGGCAAGGTCCCGCGCCACCCCCGATGCTACCCACTCGTGTTCTGCCACGTGGCGGGCAGCCCCGAGCGGGACATGGCGCTGACGTCCTGGGTGAACCTGGCTGAGATTGTCCAGGTCGTCGAGAAGGTGCAGGAAGTCTACGACACCTGGCCCGGCTGCTGGGGCGGGCGGGAGCAGAGACACATCTGTGTCGTCTCCCATGGTGCCCAGGTGAGCTGGCCTGGCGGGCGGCCCCTCCGACCACcccagcctcggtttccccatctgcaggGGGCTCAGCCCTTCGGGCGTGCGGGGCTGGGGGTGCGGCATGCCCTCTCCTTGCCAGCGAACGGCAGGCGCCTGCTGCCCGGCCCGTGTTGCCTGCAGGTCGGCGCACTGAGGCAGGAGCTCCGGAGGAGGAACCTGGGCGCGGTGTCCGTGGGCAGCTTCGAGATCCTGCCAG GGCGGGAGTTCCGCGTGGTGGTGCTGAGCACTGTGCACAACCGCGAcagcctgctgggccctggggcgCCGTCCGCGGACTTCTTCACCAACCCCCGTGTGCTCAACACCGTCATGACCCGCGCGCAGTCCCTGCTGGTGGCCGTGGGGGACGCCGTGGCCCTCTGCTCCTTCGGGACCTGCAGCAAGCTCTGGAAGAGCTTCATCCGCGAGTGCGTGGAGCGGCGCAGCGTCCTCCCCGAGGGCCTGTCGCTGGAGCAGATCGAGCAGGCCGTGGCCCGGGGGCAGCGTGGCACCCTCAGAGCAGAGGGGGCCGGGGCGGCTGTGGCCAGTGAGGCCATCTTGGAGGGGCCCGCGGGGGGCCCGGCCATGGAGTGCACGGCTGCCGCCACAGCCACGGCAAGAGCAGAGGTTGGGGACCAGGCCTTGTGCACCATGGCCCGTGACATCACGGCCGTGGGGGGTCCCGCTGTGCAGGAGGCGGCCCCAGCGCAGACGGCGGCCAGGACGGCAGCGCCGGCAGGAGACGCAGCACTGGGGAACAAGGCAGCAGGAGCGCCTGCCCCGGAGGGCGGGGAGTCTGAGGACACCGAGGACGCCGAGTCTGACTTCTGGCCGTCTGACGGGGAGCTCAACGCGGACGACTCCATCCTGCAGGAGCTCCTGGATGAGAGCCGGAAGGTGACAGTGACCGTCGGGGAGGACGGGCTGCTGGACACCGTTGCCAGGCCCACGTGCCCGCGCCAGGCCCGTCACTATGTGAACCTGCCCTCGGCGGTTCTGCTCAAGCTGCTGGCCCAGGAGCCCGAGCTGTACCGCCGCTGCGCCTTCCTGCAGGAGACCTTTGACCGGGCGTCCGCCGTGCCGCTGGAGGGTGAGGCCTCCGGTGCCATCCAGCTCAGGGGCCGCCGCAACTGCGGGATGGCCTTCAGTGGGGACGAGGTACTGGTGAAGGTCCTGCCCGGGGCCACTAGTGACAGAGGCCCGGCGGAGCAGTCGCAGGGCCGCGTGGTGGGCGTGCTGAAGAGGCGGCGGCAGGACCTGGCGTTCGTGTGCCGCGTGGACGAGTGGGACCCCCGCATCATGGTCCCCATCAATGGCTCCGTGACCAAGATCTTCGTGGCTGAGCTGAAGGACCCACTGCAGGTGCCCGTCTACCGCCTGTGCCAGGGCCGGGTGCAGCGTGTGGGCCAAGAGAGGCTCACGCCCGAGGCCCGGCGTGGCCGGCTTTTCTGGGTCCGCATTGTCCTGTGGCGGACCCGGTTCTACTACCCGCTGGGCGTCGTCCTGGAGGTGCTGCCCGAGGCCACCAGCTGGGACCGGGGTCTCCGCGTCCTGGACCTGGAGTTTGGCCTGAGGGAGCCCTCGCCGGACCTGGCCGCTGTCACCAAGGTGCTGAAGAAACACCGTGCGGAGCTCAGCCGTGTCGGTAGCCGGCGGGAGGACTGCCGCCGCTTCCTGACCTTCACGGTGGACCCCCAGGGCGCCTGCAACCTGGACGATGCCCTCAGTGTGCGGGACCTGGGCCCCAGCTACGAGGTGGCCGTGCACATCGCCGACGTGGCCAGCCTCCTGCCCAGGGACGGGGCGCTGGACGTGGAGGCCCGCAGGCGCGGCACGGCCTTCTATGCGCCCGGCCGCGAGCCCGTGCCCATGCTGCCAGCCAGCCTCTGCCGCGACGTGCTCAGCCTCCTGCCGGGCCAGGACCGCCCGGCCCTGTCGCTCTTCCTCACCATGGAGAAGGGCAGCGGCCAGCTCAGGAGCCTGCGCTTCGGGCTCTCCGTGGTCTGCTCCGACCGGCAGCTGAGCTACGAGGAGGCCGAGCGGCTGATCCGGGAGCACCTGGGCGCTGGCCGGGAGCTGCCGGCCCACCTGGACTCCGTGGACGCCTGCGTGGTGGCCGCGTTCCACATCTCCCGCGTGCTGCGCCGGCGCCGCCTGCAGGCCACCTGTCTCTACGAGCAGCTGGACGAGGACAACGCCCTGGGTTTCCGCGCAGCCCACCTCATGGTCAAGGAGTACATGATCCAGTTCAACAGCCTCGCGGCCGAGTTCCTGGTGGGCAACGAGCGCACGCACACGGTCACGCCTCTGCGCTGGCAGCCCGCGCCCGGCGGCCCCCAGCTGAGGGCCGTGGCCGAGAAGCACGGGCCGCTCGTGCCCCTGTCGCTGCACCTCAGCCACCACCTGCGCGGCAGCGGCAGCCCTGCGCCACAGCTGCAGCTCCTGGCCTCGCTCTGGAGGCAGGTCCGGTGCGCCGCCCGTGGCCAGGACTACGAGCAGATGGCAGACCTGATCGCCACGGACGACATGCACCCTTCCCTGGCGCCCGCGGGCCTCGACTTCCGGAAGGCGCTGGGCCGCTCCGTCTTCGGCCGCTCCAGCCGGGGCGCACAGCAGCAGGCCGGCCACTACGCGCTGCAGGTGGACCGCTACACCTGGGCCACCTCGCCCATCCGCAGGTACCTGGACGTGGTGCTGCAGCGGCAGATCCTGCTGGCGCTGGGCCACGGGGGCGCCGCGTACTCGGAGAGGGACATCGACAGGCTCTGCCTGGACTTCAGCCGGCAGCACGCACAGGCGCAGAGCTACCAGCGCCGGGCCCGCGGCCTGCACCTGGCCGTGCAGCTCCAGGCCCAGCCTCGCCACAAGCTGGGCTTCGTGGTGGACGTGGACGCCGGCAGCCGCGGCTTCAGGCTCCTCTTCCCCACCAACCGGGAGACGCTGCCTGACCCCTGCCCCGTCCACTACCGCTCCCTGCAGCTGGCCGAGCCGCCCCAGGACCTGCCAGGCCAGCCGGGCCTGCGGCTCCTGTGGCGGCGCCGCGTCTACTCCGTGCGGGGCCCCAAGCTGTCCTTGCCGACGCCTGGCACCCTGTGCAGCCCGCACACCCAGACCGTCAGCGCGGCCGTGTGGCAGCGGCTGCTGGCGCTGGTGGAGGAGCAGCGCTGGCCAGAGGCGGCCACTCTCGTCcgggagcagggggaggaggcggcCCCAGGGCGGGAGCTGGTGCAGGTGCAGCGGAGCCGCTGCGGCCACTTCCTGGAGGTGGCCCAGGAGCTGGGCAGCGGGGACACGCTGCAGGTGCAGCTCGGCGCCAGCCTGCAGCGCGGCTTCCTGGTGCCCACCCTGCAGCTGTGGGCGGTGGCGCCCGGCCTCAGCCTCTGCCTGGAGCACGTGGAGCGTCCCGGGGACTGCTTCCTGGGCCACGCACCGCAGGCGCCTCAGGACTGGTACCAAGACGTGGGTGAGTACGCCCGTGTGTGGGCGCCGTTCTGCGCCCTGGAGTCGGTCACCAACGCGGTGGCCGAGAACAGCTCCATCACGCTGCAGCACCTGCGGGTTTGCTGGGACGCAGAGCGGACGCCACAGGGGCAGCTGCAGGGCACCTTCCAGCTGGAGACCTCCTTCCTCTGGGAGAATGGCATCGACGTCGACCTCGGCTGCTGCTACCTCTGCCTCCGGCTCGAGGGGCTGCCCACGCCCCCCGGCCCCCTGGCCCCTGGGCCCAGCAGCCTGGGCCCCGTCCTGAGCGTGGACCCCAGCACGTACACCTGGGTGGCCCACGGGCTGACCGAGGACGGGGACCAGGAGGGCTGCGCGGACAGGCAGGAGGCCCCCAGGCGGGTGCACTTCTTCATCCACCACATGGCCATGGAGAAGGTTCCAGAAGACGTGCTGAGGCCGGGCACCCAGTTCACCGTTGAGGTGCTGCCCAAGCAGCTTCCCGATCT CCGCAAGGAGGAAGCCGTTCGCGCTCTGGGGAGGGCGTCCCCGCTGGTCACCAGCATTGCCCTCGGGCAGCCCGTCCTGCAGGcctgccacctgcccctccaGCAGCCCCGCCCCCAAG CGGCCAGCAGCAGGTTCCTGGCACGACAGACCTTCGACATCCCCGGAGGCCGCCACAAGCTGAACGCCAGCCAGAACGGGGCCGTCAGGGAAGCCCTGAGGAAGCCATTTTCGGTCATCCAGGGTCCACCAG GGACGGGGAAGACGGTCGTGGGCCTCCACGTCATCTACTGGTTCCACAAGTCCAACCAGGAGCAGGGACGGCCTGGCGGGGAGAAGCAGCCCGGGGGCCCCTGCATCCTGTACTGCGGCCCCTCCAACAAGTCGGTGGACGTGCTGGCAGGT GGATGCTCCTGA